The following are encoded together in the Triticum aestivum cultivar Chinese Spring unplaced genomic scaffold, IWGSC CS RefSeq v2.1 scaffold73444, whole genome shotgun sequence genome:
- the LOC543280 gene encoding alpha/beta-gliadin MM1 precursor has product MKTFLILALLAIVATTATIAVRVPVPQLQPQNPSQQQPQEQVPLVQQQQFPGQQQPFPPQQPYPQPQPFPSQQPYLQLQPFPQPQLPYPQPQLPYPQPQLPYPQPQPFRPQQPYPQSQPQYSQPQQPISQQQQQQQQQQQQKQQQQQQQQILQQILQQQLIPCRDVVLQQHSIAYGSSQVLQQSTYQLVQQLCCQQLWQIPEQSRCQAIHNVVHAIILHQQQQQQQQQQQQPLSQVSFQQPQQQYPSGQGSFQPSQQNPQAQGSVQPQQLPQFEEIRNLALETLPAMCNVYIPPYCTIAPVGIFGTN; this is encoded by the coding sequence ATGAAGACCTTTCTCATCCTTGCCCTCCTTGCTATTGTAGCAACCACCGCCACAATTGCAGTTAGAGTTCCAGTGCCACAATTGCAGCCACAAAATCCATCTCAGCAACAACCACAAGAGCAAGTTCCATTGGTACAACAACAACAATTTCCAGGGCAGCAACAACCATTTCCACCACAACAGCCATATCCGCAGCCGCAACCATTTCCATCACAACAACCATATCTGCAGCTGCAACCATTTCCGCAGCCGCAACTACCATATCCGCAGCCGCAACTACCATATCCGCAGCCGCAACTACCATATCCGCAGCCGCAACCATTTCGACCACAACAACCATATCCACAATCGCAACCACAGTATTCGCAACCACAACAACCAAtttcgcagcagcagcagcagcaacaacaacaacaacaacaaaaacaacaacaacaacaacaacaacagatcCTTCAACAAATTTTGCAACAACAACTGATTCCATGCAGGGATGTTGTATTGCAACAACACAGCATAGCGTATGGAAGCTCACAAGTTTTGCAACAAAGTACTTACCAGCTGGTGCAACAATTGTGTTGTCAGCAGCTGTGGCAGATCCCCGAGCAGTCGCGGTGCCAAGCCATCCACAATGTTGTTCATGCTATTATTCTGcatcaacagcaacaacaacaacaacaacaacaacaacaaccgttGAGCCAGGTCTCCTTCCAACAGCCTCAACAACAATATCCATCAggccagggctccttccagccatcTCAGCAAAACCCACAGGCCCAGGGCTCTGTCCAGCCTCAACAACTGCCCCAGTTTGAGGAAATAAGGAACCTAGCGCTAGAGACGCTACCTGCAATGTGCAATGTCTATATCCCTCCATATTGCACCATTGCTCCAGTTGGCATCTTCGGTACTAACTGA